Proteins encoded in a region of the Mycobacterium branderi genome:
- a CDS encoding beta-ketoacyl [acyl carrier protein] synthase domain-containing protein, whose protein sequence is MTTDDPVVISGMAVEAPGGVDTPAALWSALAESRELITPFPRDRGWPLDQLLSVSRLDGWGRVCDAGGFLDGAAMFDPSLFGITYREALVMHPQQRVAMRVAWKALENSGINPGTLDGEEGGCFIGMSPMEYGPRAATADAYSGHRIASLGQLGAAGRISHSLGLTGPSMCVDSACASSLTALHLAATAVQTGECDWALAGGVCVMGSPGAFFEFARLNALSEDGHCRAYADDASGTVWGEGAGVVLVERESRARELGHPVYGRILAIRTNHNGKGKPILVPRVRAQEQLIRKTLDAAGIDPADVGMVEGHGTATLAGDPVELLALFKTYGAAGSTALLGSIKSNAGHAQAASGILGLIKLLLAGQHGCIPPTLFSDNPTTKLDWDLVGMRLATKLHRWEPKDGVRYGAASSFGAGGANAHAIIAMPVSETSDDS, encoded by the coding sequence GTGACCACCGACGACCCTGTCGTCATTTCCGGGATGGCGGTCGAGGCGCCCGGCGGAGTCGACACTCCCGCTGCGTTGTGGTCGGCGCTGGCCGAATCGCGAGAGCTGATCACTCCGTTCCCGCGGGACCGTGGCTGGCCGCTCGATCAGCTGCTGTCGGTGTCCCGGCTCGACGGCTGGGGCCGGGTGTGCGACGCCGGCGGATTCCTCGACGGCGCAGCGATGTTCGACCCGTCGCTGTTCGGCATCACCTACCGCGAGGCACTGGTGATGCATCCCCAGCAGCGGGTGGCGATGCGGGTGGCGTGGAAGGCGCTGGAGAATTCCGGAATCAACCCCGGCACGCTCGACGGCGAGGAGGGTGGCTGTTTCATCGGAATGTCGCCGATGGAGTACGGCCCGCGCGCGGCGACCGCCGACGCCTACAGCGGCCACCGGATCGCCAGCCTGGGACAACTGGGTGCGGCCGGCCGCATCTCGCACAGCCTCGGCCTGACCGGTCCGTCGATGTGTGTCGACTCGGCCTGCGCATCCTCGTTGACCGCGCTGCACCTGGCCGCCACTGCGGTGCAGACCGGCGAATGCGACTGGGCACTCGCCGGCGGGGTGTGCGTAATGGGTTCTCCCGGCGCATTTTTCGAGTTCGCGCGGCTCAACGCGCTTTCCGAGGACGGTCACTGCCGAGCGTACGCTGACGACGCCAGCGGCACCGTTTGGGGCGAAGGTGCGGGCGTGGTTCTTGTCGAACGGGAGTCGCGAGCACGGGAACTGGGACATCCCGTCTACGGGCGCATCCTGGCCATCCGCACCAACCACAACGGGAAGGGCAAGCCAATCCTGGTGCCGCGGGTACGCGCCCAAGAACAGCTCATTCGCAAGACGCTCGACGCGGCGGGGATCGACCCGGCGGATGTGGGCATGGTCGAAGGCCATGGCACCGCTACCCTCGCGGGCGATCCGGTGGAACTGCTCGCGCTCTTCAAGACTTACGGCGCAGCGGGATCCACCGCGCTGCTGGGTTCGATCAAGTCGAATGCCGGACACGCGCAAGCGGCATCCGGCATTCTTGGACTGATCAAGCTGTTGCTCGCAGGGCAGCACGGCTGCATTCCGCCAACCCTGTTCTCGGACAACCCAACCACCAAGCTGGACTGGGATCTCGTCGGTATGCGACTGGCCACCAAGCTGCACCGGTGGGAACCCAAGGACGGTGTCCGTTACGGTGCCGCGTCGTCGTTTGGGGCCGGAGGCGCCAACGCGCACGCCATCATCGCCATGCCAGTGAGTGAGACCAGTGACGATTCGTAG
- a CDS encoding thioesterase II family protein codes for MPRTLGWIRQFHKPDSPERPVLLVFPHAGSGASAYRDFSKVLSSTFTVLVFQYPGRQDRAGEAPLLSLPAMAAAAFEEFSRSEHNRGVPIVAFGHSMGALIAFEFVRIAESSGIDVRQLNVSAAVAPSHVAAKPPHPTDDEAILNHLATLEGTETDVFANRELMRLALPVIKADYQAFDAYDCAADVKVAAPIQAMGGDQDPYVTLGDLYGWGKHTDTATVTVFDGGHFYLADHLDAVAKLLAAPGYCEQSA; via the coding sequence ATGCCGCGCACGTTGGGCTGGATCAGGCAGTTCCACAAACCCGATTCGCCCGAGCGGCCCGTCCTGCTGGTCTTTCCCCATGCCGGCTCCGGCGCATCGGCCTACCGCGATTTCTCCAAAGTCCTCAGTAGCACGTTTACCGTCCTCGTCTTTCAATACCCGGGGCGCCAGGACCGGGCCGGCGAAGCGCCGTTGCTCTCCCTGCCGGCGATGGCGGCCGCGGCGTTCGAGGAGTTTTCGCGCTCGGAGCACAACCGCGGCGTACCCATCGTCGCTTTCGGTCACAGCATGGGCGCGTTGATCGCGTTCGAGTTCGTGCGGATCGCCGAGTCCAGCGGGATCGACGTGCGCCAACTCAACGTCTCCGCCGCGGTGGCGCCCAGCCACGTCGCGGCCAAGCCACCGCACCCCACCGACGACGAGGCCATCCTCAACCACCTCGCGACGCTCGAGGGCACCGAGACGGACGTGTTCGCCAACCGCGAGCTGATGAGGCTGGCGCTGCCGGTGATCAAGGCGGATTACCAAGCCTTCGATGCCTACGACTGCGCCGCAGACGTCAAGGTGGCCGCGCCGATTCAGGCGATGGGCGGCGATCAGGACCCCTATGTCACGCTGGGCGATCTCTACGGGTGGGGCAAGCACACCGACACCGCGACCGTCACCGTGTTCGACGGCGGGCACTTCTATCTCGCCGATCACCTCGACGCGGTGGCGAAGTTGTTGGCGGCGCCCGGGTATTGCGAGCAGAGCGCGTGA
- the nbtC gene encoding nocobactin polyketide synthase NbtC: MPDGTVPILLSAPTPDLVREEAAALLGYATTHPQTAPDAIAAMLFRTRTARPYRALAMVADRDELLDACTAIADGRQHGSVVCNDTPATMRNVAFVFPGQGGQRPGMGRIFYESVPAYRAEVDGCVAAFCSVSGESPLDYLLTDGLPAEDTAATVQPALFAQMAGLAAMWRSFGVEPKITIGHSQGEIAAAYVSGAITLADAVQLVEIRAHAADEFITGDYAMAVLAADRDTCESELARSTGWAELSVVNSPGMTGISGERDAVQRIVDTLTERGTFARIIRVRYPAHTSMINALAEKVRAAAQRQLQNPAFRDTDIPCVGATLGGPLGTDLPVDHYWFWNLRNTVRFDKAVAAALPLGADTFVELAEHPTLQLAIEENLSGVVGDRTTMVIGTSNRNARSLRDFTRSLALLAVHDLDYRWESLGTESAGPTPLPLPDFPNTRMNEVPLWLPYDGGASESRPSATPNAEHPRPQLLAEQWIRLAQRSLIPPRAIGIVDYTGSCSQLADALGAAAGDAGATARVVDPQNHDSAADLDTYVIIVPPSPKQDDAAAATEVASFFGNRDWWPVITDRVTDCWLVTVGGEKVVAGDPPPDLVHAAASAGFRSIGAEFPRVSFRHLDLPAGPPSAESATAILAALHTKEESELALRDGGLYAKRITQGTAGDAAEANPPEHVLITGGTGNLGLEFCEHFARRGARRITLVSRSGETAAVADRLRQIRSATSTRIETPTCDVGDEAAVSRLAENHGDVPADLIIHAALAYSDIEWQNVTADKVEGALHAKVVGIWRLLHAFPRTGTCRIVLCSSAAATICGRGQIVYAAANRMLDAMAHRLRAEGLDCVSVQWGQWTVHSLDAAGLAKVTATGLLPMRPADALAVGLTGLRDNAIVAAFDLDRAQPVLAAYGYGPLISELVAPAAAGPVAAPVESGDLKQRLTSLLAGAIGVDGVEAIDAEVPMVAIGLDSLQALEFRRRVKSEFNYDLEVSDLLGGASIADVLARLGG, from the coding sequence CTGCCCGACGGCACCGTTCCCATCCTGCTGTCCGCGCCGACACCGGACCTGGTTCGCGAGGAGGCCGCCGCGTTGCTCGGCTATGCGACGACTCACCCGCAGACAGCACCAGATGCTATCGCCGCCATGCTGTTTCGCACCCGGACCGCACGCCCGTATCGGGCGTTGGCCATGGTCGCCGACCGCGACGAGTTGCTCGACGCGTGTACCGCAATTGCCGATGGCCGCCAACATGGTTCGGTGGTGTGCAATGACACCCCCGCCACAATGCGCAATGTCGCCTTTGTCTTTCCCGGTCAGGGCGGCCAGCGACCCGGGATGGGCCGAATCTTCTACGAATCGGTGCCCGCGTACCGCGCCGAGGTCGATGGCTGCGTGGCCGCCTTCTGCAGCGTCAGCGGCGAATCGCCGCTGGATTACCTTCTGACAGACGGTCTTCCGGCCGAAGACACCGCCGCCACGGTCCAGCCCGCGTTGTTCGCCCAAATGGCGGGCCTGGCCGCGATGTGGCGGTCATTCGGTGTCGAACCGAAGATCACGATCGGGCACAGCCAGGGCGAGATCGCCGCGGCCTATGTGTCCGGCGCGATCACCCTGGCCGACGCCGTGCAGCTTGTGGAAATCCGGGCACACGCGGCCGACGAGTTCATCACCGGTGACTACGCCATGGCCGTTCTGGCCGCCGACCGCGACACCTGCGAAAGTGAACTTGCGCGCAGCACAGGCTGGGCAGAGCTCTCTGTCGTCAATTCGCCTGGAATGACCGGAATCTCAGGTGAGCGCGACGCGGTGCAGCGCATCGTGGACACACTCACTGAGCGGGGCACGTTCGCGCGGATCATCCGGGTTCGTTACCCCGCGCACACCAGCATGATCAATGCGCTTGCCGAGAAGGTCCGCGCCGCCGCGCAGCGCCAGCTGCAGAACCCCGCCTTCCGCGACACGGACATCCCCTGCGTGGGTGCCACCCTCGGCGGCCCGCTCGGCACCGACCTACCGGTCGACCACTATTGGTTCTGGAACCTGCGCAACACCGTTCGATTCGACAAGGCGGTCGCGGCGGCATTGCCGCTCGGCGCCGACACCTTCGTCGAATTGGCCGAACATCCGACGCTGCAGTTGGCCATCGAGGAAAACCTCAGTGGCGTCGTCGGCGACCGCACGACCATGGTGATCGGCACGTCGAACCGAAATGCCCGCAGCCTCCGCGATTTCACCCGCAGTCTGGCGCTGCTGGCGGTCCATGACCTGGATTACCGATGGGAAAGCCTGGGCACCGAGTCGGCCGGCCCGACTCCGCTGCCGCTCCCCGATTTCCCCAACACCCGTATGAACGAAGTGCCGCTGTGGCTGCCCTATGACGGCGGGGCATCCGAGAGCCGGCCCAGCGCCACGCCCAATGCAGAACACCCCCGGCCGCAACTGCTGGCCGAGCAGTGGATCCGTCTGGCGCAGCGCTCACTGATACCGCCGCGCGCTATCGGCATCGTCGACTACACCGGGTCCTGCTCCCAACTGGCCGACGCACTCGGTGCGGCAGCGGGAGACGCCGGCGCCACCGCACGCGTCGTTGACCCCCAAAACCATGACAGCGCAGCAGATCTCGACACCTACGTCATTATCGTGCCGCCATCGCCCAAACAGGACGACGCCGCAGCAGCGACCGAGGTCGCGTCGTTCTTCGGGAATCGCGATTGGTGGCCGGTCATCACCGACAGGGTTACGGACTGTTGGCTGGTGACCGTGGGCGGCGAGAAGGTGGTCGCCGGCGATCCGCCGCCGGATCTGGTGCACGCGGCGGCCAGCGCCGGCTTCCGCAGTATCGGCGCCGAATTTCCGCGGGTGAGCTTCCGCCACCTCGACCTGCCCGCCGGACCGCCATCTGCGGAATCCGCGACCGCAATCCTTGCAGCGCTGCACACGAAGGAGGAGTCCGAGCTCGCGCTGCGCGACGGTGGTCTGTACGCCAAGCGGATCACCCAGGGCACGGCGGGCGACGCTGCCGAGGCGAATCCTCCCGAGCACGTGCTGATCACCGGCGGTACCGGCAATCTGGGGCTGGAATTCTGCGAACACTTCGCTCGCCGCGGCGCACGCCGGATCACGCTGGTGAGCCGCTCGGGAGAAACCGCGGCAGTCGCCGATCGACTGCGGCAGATTCGCTCGGCCACCTCGACGCGGATCGAGACGCCCACATGTGATGTCGGCGACGAGGCGGCGGTGTCGCGACTGGCCGAGAACCACGGCGACGTGCCGGCGGATCTGATAATCCATGCGGCGCTGGCATATTCGGATATCGAATGGCAGAACGTCACCGCCGACAAGGTCGAGGGTGCGTTGCACGCCAAGGTGGTCGGCATCTGGCGCCTGCTGCACGCATTTCCGCGGACCGGCACCTGCCGCATCGTGCTGTGTTCGTCGGCGGCGGCGACAATCTGCGGTCGCGGCCAGATTGTCTACGCCGCTGCCAATCGAATGCTCGACGCCATGGCGCACCGGTTGCGCGCCGAGGGTCTCGATTGCGTGTCGGTGCAGTGGGGTCAGTGGACGGTCCACAGTCTGGATGCCGCCGGCCTGGCGAAGGTGACCGCCACCGGTCTGCTGCCGATGCGCCCGGCCGACGCGCTCGCGGTGGGACTGACCGGGCTTCGGGACAACGCCATTGTCGCGGCGTTCGATTTGGATCGCGCGCAACCGGTGCTGGCGGCCTAC
- a CDS encoding GNAT family N-acetyltransferase: protein MTYVDRSGAESASVASLDLQHRRLALDHGTFSGEFSLRRLDPGGDLDLMHAWMNDPEVARFWRKPWPRDRIGSYLREQDRSAHSVPVLGELDGVPISYWELYRADLDPLARYYPARAHDVGFHMLLGPARYRGRGLAARLMDAISTWLLDADPNATRVVTEPDVTNERVVRMLERAGFYRLAVVDLPDKRAALMVRDREQP from the coding sequence GTGACCTACGTCGACCGATCCGGTGCGGAGAGTGCCAGCGTGGCCTCGCTGGACCTGCAGCACCGCCGGCTGGCCTTGGACCATGGCACGTTTTCCGGGGAGTTCTCACTGCGCCGGCTGGACCCGGGTGGCGACCTCGACCTGATGCATGCCTGGATGAACGATCCCGAGGTGGCCCGGTTCTGGCGGAAACCCTGGCCTCGCGACCGAATCGGCTCGTATCTGCGCGAACAGGACCGCAGCGCGCACTCCGTCCCTGTCCTGGGTGAACTCGACGGGGTGCCGATCAGCTACTGGGAGCTCTATCGCGCCGACCTTGATCCGCTGGCCCGGTACTACCCGGCCCGTGCGCATGACGTCGGCTTTCACATGCTGCTGGGTCCGGCCCGGTACCGGGGCCGCGGGCTGGCCGCGAGGCTGATGGACGCAATCTCTACCTGGCTGCTCGATGCCGATCCGAATGCCACCCGGGTGGTCACCGAGCCTGACGTCACCAACGAGCGGGTGGTCCGGATGCTCGAGCGGGCGGGGTTTTACCGCCTCGCGGTCGTAGACCTGCCGGACAAGCGTGCGGCCCTCATGGTCCGCGATCGGGAGCAGCCCTAA